In one Cloacibacillus porcorum genomic region, the following are encoded:
- the tnpC gene encoding IS66 family transposase, whose translation MEALKNKYAELEEKNSGLELERQKLEKKVAYYEECLRLSRHRQYASSSEKSESDSRQLLLFDEAENESGVKKPEPTVCEITYTRRSRKGGSKSEDDFDGLPTERVEYNLSEEERSCPECGGKMHLIGYDERREIVIIPASVKIVVHAQGIYGCRRCERENTHVPIKKADVPAPVIKGSTASASSIAHIMTQKYMQGVPLYRQELSFMKEGIKLSRQTMANWLLRAGKEWLYPLYNEMRRKLLEEEILHADETEIQVLREPGRASRTKSYMWLYRTGKYSAYPVVLFQYQETRSSSHPIKFLNGFRGCLHTDGYAGYGRLGAEIRRCGCWAHVRRKFHEGIQAVPQEEQPTCASQKGLEYCDRLFALERDYAKLTPEERRVKRLEQSKAVTDAFFAWASNTPALPKSALGRALHYALEQRPLLETFYLDGRLEISNNMAERSIKPFVIGRKNWLFSCSPKGAETSAVIYSIIETAKENHLKPYEYLKYILESMPNTAPERYHTILPWSKELPCHCKLKEQNDSTAGDNDESCEHASDAGVNDSAE comes from the coding sequence CTGGAAGCGTTGAAGAATAAATATGCGGAGCTTGAGGAAAAGAATTCCGGTCTTGAGCTTGAACGACAGAAGCTTGAGAAGAAGGTCGCTTATTATGAAGAGTGCCTGAGGCTGAGCCGTCACAGGCAGTATGCGAGTTCAAGCGAGAAGAGCGAATCGGATTCCCGCCAGCTTCTTCTTTTTGACGAGGCGGAAAATGAGTCGGGCGTCAAAAAGCCGGAGCCCACGGTTTGTGAGATAACATATACAAGAAGAAGCCGTAAAGGCGGATCAAAGTCAGAGGATGATTTTGATGGTCTCCCCACGGAGAGAGTGGAATACAATCTTTCGGAAGAAGAGCGGTCCTGTCCGGAATGCGGCGGTAAAATGCATCTTATAGGATATGATGAAAGACGCGAGATAGTGATCATCCCGGCCAGCGTAAAGATCGTGGTCCATGCCCAGGGAATATATGGCTGCCGCCGATGCGAGAGAGAAAACACGCATGTTCCGATAAAAAAGGCGGATGTTCCTGCTCCAGTGATAAAGGGAAGTACCGCCTCCGCGTCGTCTATAGCACACATCATGACGCAGAAATACATGCAGGGAGTGCCGTTATACCGCCAGGAGCTCTCGTTCATGAAAGAGGGAATAAAACTTAGCAGGCAGACGATGGCGAACTGGCTTCTGCGTGCGGGGAAAGAGTGGCTGTACCCGCTATACAATGAAATGCGCCGTAAACTTCTGGAAGAAGAGATACTCCATGCGGATGAAACAGAGATACAGGTACTGCGTGAACCCGGAAGGGCTTCACGTACCAAATCCTACATGTGGCTGTACCGTACCGGAAAATACTCCGCTTACCCCGTCGTCTTATTTCAATACCAGGAGACCCGTTCAAGCTCACACCCCATAAAATTCCTCAACGGCTTCAGAGGCTGTCTGCACACAGACGGCTATGCGGGATATGGCAGACTCGGTGCAGAAATTCGCCGCTGTGGCTGCTGGGCCCATGTGAGAAGAAAATTTCACGAAGGGATACAGGCAGTCCCACAAGAAGAACAACCAACCTGCGCCTCACAGAAAGGACTTGAATACTGCGACAGACTCTTCGCTCTTGAACGTGACTATGCAAAACTGACGCCGGAAGAGCGCCGTGTCAAAAGACTTGAACAAAGCAAGGCGGTAACGGACGCCTTCTTCGCGTGGGCCTCGAATACCCCTGCCCTCCCCAAATCGGCCCTCGGAAGGGCTCTGCACTATGCCCTTGAACAAAGACCGTTACTTGAGACCTTCTACCTTGACGGCAGATTGGAAATCTCCAACAACATGGCGGAACGAAGCATAAAACCATTCGTCATAGGCAGAAAAAACTGGCTCTTTTCCTGCTCCCCCAAAGGAGCGGAAACCAGCGCGGTAATCTACTCAATAATAGAGACGGCAAAAGAGAACCACCTCAAACCATACGAATACCTCAAATACATCCTTGAAAGCATGCCCAACACGGCACCGGAGCGATACCATACCATCCTGCCCTGGAGCAAAGAGCTTCCATGTCACTGCAAATTGAAAGAGCAGAATGATTCAACGGCTGGCGACAACGACGAATCCTGTGAACATGCCTCTGATGCTGGAGTCAACGACTCTGCTGAATGA
- the tnpB gene encoding IS66 family insertion sequence element accessory protein TnpB (TnpB, as the term is used for proteins encoded by IS66 family insertion elements, is considered an accessory protein, since TnpC, encoded by a neighboring gene, is a DDE family transposase.), with product MIESGNKDIYIVCGATDMRKGVDGLAAIVNLRLACDFSGTSMFIFCNKNRNRVKIIEWDGDGFWLYQKRLERGTFPWPAEGSVKRMVITKDEFSCLFSGTKLRRRLCMDEVFPEVTA from the coding sequence ATGATCGAGAGCGGTAATAAAGATATATATATTGTCTGTGGCGCAACGGATATGCGTAAGGGTGTCGACGGTCTGGCTGCCATCGTAAATCTCAGGCTTGCCTGTGATTTCAGCGGTACGTCTATGTTTATCTTTTGTAATAAGAACCGTAACAGGGTGAAGATAATCGAGTGGGACGGCGACGGTTTCTGGCTGTATCAGAAGAGGCTTGAACGCGGTACTTTCCCGTGGCCTGCGGAGGGGAGTGTGAAGAGGATGGTTATCACTAAGGATGAATTTTCCTGTCTGTTTTCAGGCACTAAGCTGCGCCGCAGGCTCTGTATGGACGAGGTTTTTCCCGAGGTGACGGCGTAA
- the relB gene encoding type II toxin-antitoxin system RelB family antitoxin, which produces MAGKTGRTKTWYARKAIETYLDDLEDAAIAASAYEEYLLDGGTSSPLEDVRRRLGLEN; this is translated from the coding sequence TTGGCCGGCAAAACCGGGCGCACTAAAACATGGTATGCCCGCAAGGCCATAGAAACATATCTTGACGACCTTGAAGACGCGGCCATTGCAGCATCCGCCTACGAAGAATATCTCCTTGACGGCGGAACTTCGTCACCTCTGGAAGATGTTAGGCGTCGCCTTGGGCTGGAGAATTGA
- a CDS encoding type II toxin-antitoxin system RelE family toxin — protein MTAELRHLWKMLGVALGWRIELSRRAEKELAAINKPDALRIARYLAEVEKLQDPRLRGRALSANLSGFWRYRVGDWRVLCRIEDERLVILVVQMGHRCTIYG, from the coding sequence TTGACGGCGGAACTTCGTCACCTCTGGAAGATGTTAGGCGTCGCCTTGGGCTGGAGAATTGAGCTCTCACGGCGGGCTGAAAAAGAGCTCGCCGCAATTAACAAGCCAGACGCCCTGCGCATCGCCAGATATCTTGCGGAAGTAGAAAAGCTTCAAGACCCAAGACTCCGCGGCAGAGCGCTCTCTGCTAACCTTTCCGGTTTCTGGCGCTATCGCGTCGGCGACTGGCGTGTGCTGTGCCGTATTGAGGATGAGCGCCTTGTTATACTCGTAGTTCAGATGGGGCACAGATGCACCATTTATGGTTAA
- a CDS encoding IS3 family transposase, giving the protein MCRVTGIPRSSFYNWKRSLFEPSKRARDFARSVMLFMEYHKRYPSHGYRWLNAKIRLDTGIVHSDPYAYKCCRAAGIKSKAKHYRYKKPGNPYRLFPNLLLAGLPVYSPMQYIASDMTAFCFKGTYYELTLYMDLWNNEIVSHALSSRRGDRMTYIDGLEGLIMNKDKKTEWQTILHTDQGAVYASKKYNDILELNHIAHSMSRSGTPTDNAAMEAINGWLKAELFTDFHVTGKENIEREIEEYIKFFNEERPAYALGYMTPKQYKEAYSGNGSFRSRT; this is encoded by the coding sequence CTGTGCCGTGTGACGGGGATTCCCAGAAGCAGCTTCTATAACTGGAAACGCAGCCTGTTTGAACCGTCCAAAAGAGCGAGGGATTTTGCTAGAAGCGTAATGCTCTTTATGGAATATCATAAAAGATATCCGTCGCACGGATACAGATGGCTTAACGCGAAGATACGCCTTGACACCGGAATAGTCCATTCAGATCCGTACGCCTATAAATGTTGCAGGGCTGCCGGTATAAAGAGCAAGGCAAAACACTACCGTTATAAAAAACCAGGCAATCCGTACAGATTATTCCCCAACCTGCTTCTTGCAGGCCTGCCGGTATACTCACCGATGCAGTACATAGCGAGCGATATGACGGCATTCTGCTTCAAAGGTACGTACTATGAGCTGACACTGTATATGGACCTATGGAACAACGAAATAGTAAGCCATGCGTTGTCTTCAAGGCGCGGAGACAGAATGACATACATAGACGGGCTGGAAGGACTGATAATGAATAAAGATAAAAAAACGGAATGGCAGACGATACTGCACACAGACCAGGGCGCGGTATACGCCTCCAAGAAATACAACGACATCTTGGAACTGAACCATATAGCCCACTCCATGTCCAGAAGCGGAACTCCTACGGACAATGCGGCGATGGAAGCGATAAACGGCTGGCTGAAAGCGGAGCTGTTTACAGACTTTCATGTAACAGGCAAAGAAAACATAGAGCGGGAGATAGAGGAATACATAAAATTCTTCAATGAAGAGCGTCCGGCCTATGCTTTGGGATACATGACGCCGAAACAGTATAAGGAGGCGTATAGCGGAAACGGCAGTTTTAGGAGTAGGACGTAA